aattaactaaaaactcattttctatatttcttatacaaaaTTATGACATAAGCCTAAACTCAAAAATAAATAGACCAaacattattaattaattaatcatgaAATGTCCAAACTACTACTATTTTCGCGAAAATTAATAGACTCACACTCCTACATCTAACAAGTTTatctctcctcattttttacTCTCTTTTTTCGGCAATTATAATTTTACGACCAAACCATCGGTAATTTGgaggtgagccaatatataaagttgttcttTATGTCATGGgttttcatttaagtaccatattgcatatgttttgagaaactttgaatttttgaattttgctcttcaaaaaccacagtagcagttagttttccaatcaacaatagcagctagatttatagtcgacagtagcaaaTACATTCCCAACCGACAGTAGCACATTTCAAGTCGGCAGTAGCAgctagtttcatactcgacagtagcaggttGCTTAATTAGATAGTAGCTCTTAGTTTCATAAttgacagtagcagctagtttCTTAGTCAACAATAGCATGTAGCTTCTTAATCGGCAATAACATGTTCACATGTAGATGTGATATGTGGTAGTGAGAATGAAATTTGAATTCTTTTAAATGTGATGGGCTAAAGAggggaaaataaaataaaatatcataTAATATGTAACAGTTTGCAATTATGTGCTTCTTATTTGTAAAATTAGTCCTTATTTGCTCTATCAAATTAGGAAGTGAGTTTTTTATAAACCAAAATGTTGTCCAACACTTATTagtagtttgttttttttatccaatttgtCCCGATTAAGTAGTTAATTTGTTAAAGATTAAAAGTTTTAGGACTGAACAATGATTAGGGGAAGAACTTTTATGGCAGCGCAACTAGCTCCCTCCACCAAAGCCATTGCTTTAAGCCAATGACTAAAATTTAGGCAAAAACTTATTTCcgtttgaaaattgaaaatttcgatttaaaaaaataattgagtaaattgatgaaaatttatataaaaagatgaaatttttaaatgaaattttcagaaatatttatttaattaattatctactatatgttataagaaattattatataactacttgtttatagtgagttgtaataatttgaggtgaaataatcatcgagaattattaaaaatcaattaaatatatatatatattttatgacTGGGAACCCAAAAGAGACTAGGTCATCACAccttatttacatatgatacattaaacatgaaattatatGAGTGATTTAAAACCACATAGAGGGTCTTTGAGGTATAAAAATTTCACTATCTTCATCATGTTCTTGAGTAGAAACCTGAGTATATTATGAATAATAGTTATTAAATGATACCTCCACTTTATAATTTTGCATGTACTGACTTATATGTCAACTATAAAGGTCATGAGTGATTGATTGTGGGTTCTGGTACTACTAGTTCCCGTTCGGATCAAACATTTCTCGACATTGACCATAACCATAGCATTTTGAAGATTGTAATGAGTTGAACGAGGTTTGATTTATCTCAACAAAtagttcggttttatttcaattttaagtGAATGTTGTGACATAaaatgcaatatatatatatatatatacatatatatatatatatatatacagtccctatccagagtgaaggttcactctgaagtttcagagtgaagttccaattttggcacacttttcggtcaatttttttcaccataagcaattcaatatttaggtatgttattcaagatcatctctacaaaatttcatctaattcggacatagTTAAGatattaaaattagattaaatcaatgaatgaattaaaactgttcaacatgaaccgtttgtgtaaatctcaattttgaaagctcaaattattgtcaaattggatgaaattttattgagatgatcttgaatagcataactaaatattgaatcacttatgatgaaaaaatttaaccgaaaagtgtgccaaaattggaatttcactctgaaacttcagagtgaacctttaCTCTGGataaagactatatatatatatatatatatatattaaaaagagCTATATATTAGGAAATATTAACAATTTCCAACAAAAAATGCTTgatatattatgaaaatatcggtaaattttaaaattttcattcgAGAAATGTTTggtatataaaaaatatatccatataccaaaaaataaaatttttggctgaaatatcaaaaaatatatcaatattTTAGTCATTGCTTTAAGCAACATCGTTATAAATGTCCAATCATGTGTGGCATTGGGTAGAAGAAAGCAAGCAATAACCTAATACGAAAGACTCCAATTATAAGAATGGAACCCTCAACTAACGATGAGCTAGCAAATTTGGATACTTAGCATCGTGACACAAGCAAAATGGCTACAAAACTTTTGCCAAGTCTCTCCATCCCACCCATTTTACTATCCTCTTGTTGATGAACAATCTTCCAGCAAAAGAGAATCAAAGCTTGCACAACAATCTAACAACATCACATCACTAAATAAAACACAAGTTAAGCGAGAACAATATTCCGGAGCACTATAAAACACTCAGCAATTAGTCGGTGAAGAGAACAAAGGGGAGGCGTGTCAAGCCCAGTAGCACACAAGTCATCCCGTGAACACTTCGAGCTGTAACGTTGATACAGCACACCATTGATAGTTCATCTCTCACTATCTATTTTAGTCACTTTCAGATTTTCCAAGCacaccaacaacaaaaattaaaaaaggaaaaacaaaattgagtGAAGGAAGCAAAGCATAGTATCATACGGAGGCTAAGAAGAGTATGATATTCTCATCCTGAGAGAGACCACCCAACAGATTATACATTTCAATTCACCAAAATGGTTTTGAAGAAAACCCTGAACTGAATCATCTTACACAGCACAAAAGAAAATCCAAGTACAATAGAAACATGATAGTACCCCCCACATgaattttctctcttcctcctcctctaaaGAACCCAATCAATAATCTGTACATGGATCTATCAAAAGAATCACTGAACAAATGTAtcaaaagaaccaaaaaaaaaagaaaaaagaatcatAACAACAAAGCAACAACTAATGActaccatcatcatcatcatgacAAATAGCTTGAAAACCCGATCAATGTAGAAGCAGAAATTGACGAGAAGGATTGATGACGATACTTGGCAATGTTACGATGCTTGTAAAGATCATAAGGCTCCCAAACATGGTCCAAAGGGCAAGCCTTCTTCGCCTCCAATCTCACCCACGGCTTCCCTTTCCCGCTCCAATGCAGCAACGACACCGGCCCCGGATGCAGCGACCTACAGCTCCCTTTCACATTGTCGCCGCCGAGCCCATGTTGGTTCCACCGGTGGTCTATCGCCTCCACATTTCCGGCGAACACCAGCAAAAATGGTGGCAGGGAACCCAGCTCGTAGATTCTTCGCTTCCTCTGTAGCTCCATCCAGTTCTCTATCTTCTTCCTGAAGTTTCCTTCCCGCCATCGGACCAGGTCCATGACCATGACGCCGGTGTTGAAGTAGCAGGGGTTCCGGGTCGAGAAGACCCGGGAGAGGAGCGGGTCGGACCAGAACCCGTCCGTGAAGTACTTTGTGAAGTTGGCGTGGCAATACTCCGGGGCCCCGATGACCCGCGACCCGGTGAGGGAGATGTTCCAGAGCTTGTGAATGTCGTCGACGACTAGGACGTCGGAGTCTAGGTATATCACGCGCTCCACGCACCGCCCGAGAATGTCGCCGAGATAGTTGCGGGCGTAGTTGAGCGGGTTCTCCAGGGCGACCCGGATGGAGGTCGAGATTAAGTTGATCACGGTGTCTTCACGGAAGATGTAGACCTTGAAATTGAGGGAGGGGAAAGTGGATCGGACCAGCTGGGTCAGGACCCGAGGGCTGGCCGGGTCGAACTCCGCCGCGATGAAGTGGAAGAACACGTTCTCCGGGCAAGAAGCGTGCTTCAAGACCGAGTGGACCGCCGCGACGGAGCCGCGGAGGTACTCCGAGTCCAGAGTCATCGCGATGTGGACCAACGACGGGTCGCACGACGACGCCATCTCGCGGCCGAACGACGTCGCGCATTCCTCCCCGTTCCGGTAGTCCGGCGCCTCCGAGAATCTCGACCACGACGAAACACCGTCTCCGGCGGAGGAGGAGTCGAGGGCGCGGGTGGGGAAGGAGCGGATGCCAATGCAGAAGGGGGGGAAGAGGACGGAGAGGCTGAAGAGGAAGGAGACGGCGGCGTATAGCCGGAAAGAGAGCATTGCGGATTTTCAGGgggtttctttctctctctctgtgatttgagagagagagaggaagaaatCAAATCCGGATCAGATGAGAATGAGGAAGCCGAAAAAGGGTGAATCGGGTTGCGGGTTTTTGTAGGTGGGGAGGACCGACCCGGATTGGGtttagggagagagagagagagagagagagagagagagagagagagagagtggagCACCAATGGTGGTGGGTGGTCTCTGGAAGAGAGTGTGGGTAGAGATAGTTATTATAGGGAGGAGGAAACAAAACAATTAGAAGACAGACGGTTGTGGAGATTTgcgatctctctctctctctctctctctctctctctctgtattcTCCATTGAGATTAAAAAGAGGGAAAATAATAAAGGTCACAGATCGAAAATTGCTAGGAAATCGAAACATCACACTGGTGAAAAGGGGAAAGACGGGAAAGCCGAGCAGAGTGGGTGGTGGGGGAAGGGATCAGTGAGGGCGTTATGGACTATTCACTGTTTACTGTCCCTGTCCTCCCATCTCTGCTTTTTTTTGGCTTCCATTAAAACTGTTGCTGCGTGATAAATAGTATCTGTGTTCTTCTGGTTAATCTGAAATGGTAAACGAGATGTaaattgttttatttatttatttattgagtGATTAAGAATAGGGGTTGGGTTCTGGTTTTGTTGTAATGGAGAGGTGTGTTCTTGTTTGGTGCTTCTTGTGCGTGATCGATGATACATATGCTTGCCATTCACCTACCACTTCTTCGCTCATTTTTTAAATTGAATGTTTAGCTCTTTAAAAATGCAATCCTTggctaaaaagaagaaaaaagaatgattTACCTACTAGGTATAAGTAATTAGAGAATGTAGCTAATAATTAGATACATGCATGTTATCGGGATATAGATTATTGTGGATTGACtatatttactatattatGATCTACTATTTACAATCAAACTATTAAATCTTATGAGATTTTGTGGTTATAGATCATGATATAACATAAACATATCTCATATTTTGCCATATCTACCTGTAATTCGCTAAATTTCATCTTGTCATGATCTCAGTAAAGTGAGGCATTTAAGTGCAGCAAGCCAGAATGAGGATGGGGGTTTTGAATTTGGATCTGTCGTCTCTCTCATTGATGGGATTTCTCAACTAGCTTCAACAAAATCTGGTGAATGTGAGTGAGTGAGTAGGATCTACTCACTAATTTGACAACCCCAATGTAAAAACGTTAATACTCATTTACTGCGTGATTAAGCTTGTGCcttaatttcaatgaaattaaATATTACTGGGGAGGAGTGGAGCAATTATTTGTAGAGTGAAGAAATTGAAGTGCCAGGTCAGAAGGATTGCAGCaaaaagaggaggaggaggacagCTAAGCAACATGGGCACTTGCCTTTTTTCTTTGGAATACCCTAAATATTCGCTGCCTCCACTAGTGAAATGACAGCTCACTCCCAAACTTtcaaaaacagaagaaaaaagattAAAAGGGAACTGTAATTTCCAGCTGTTTATTGATGTTGCCCCCGCTGACACTATCAAGGGCAGCCTGGCATTTGAGACTCTGTCCCCATGTGGTCACGTGCCGATCATGTGTAGGAGATACTTGCCACTTCTGTAAAATGGAACTCCGTCTGGAACATTCCACGGCGGCCTTTGGGGCATCGgctatatatagttatatacacaTACCATCTTTATCGACTTTGAATTTGTCAAATGAGGCTGATTGTAATTTTCTTTAAGTGAAAACGACACTTAAGTGAGAAATTTGATGTTTAAcagaaattattataaaaaaattgttctttttatcatttatgctttttcatcacaataatattTCTATAAtacaattttaaaattaaaatttatgaaaatatatgtatatatatatgcataaaatatatttatttttaaatttcaaactATGTAAGGTAACTAAAATATTTATACttagatgaaacttttagtaagattattttggttttttttttctgaaatgaaatattcttttattagggtataatcgatttaatgagatatgtaaggtaacaaatattatttttattaaagtatacatatcttaattaataccatatttaatacaattatgtTAATATTAATCTTTCTAGtgacaaatatgtcaagattcatgattttcttattgaattaattaatacaattaccatatagACACCACACACAcatactcatatatatatatatatatatagtcccctTCCAATGAGggatccctttttttttttgaaaacaatGGATAACTCATTCACCAACtttcgattacattttcacatctctaccgttcaacttttagattataatgtgtagatcacctctgacaaatttcagccaaaatggaGGTGTTTAAGGCATTCAAACATGAACAGTTCCGGTTTGACAGATTTGGTGCGTCCATTGTTTTCaccaagtttgataccttaacaatcatcattttggctgaaattttacagaggtgATTTACACATTATACTCTAAAAGTTTAACGTGGAGATTtgaaaatgtaatcgaaaagttggtaaATTAACTATCGCTTTAAAatagccaaaaaaaaattcccttCGTGGAaagacctatatatatatatatcacccgCTCGCAcacatacacatatatatatctatatatttcaaacatattttgtatatattccatattttttattacattttgaagaaaaaaatgatatgaACAAGGatagaattatattttcattcaaaaatgacattttgtgattattgtaattaCTGACATGGCAAGGTGACGTGACATGCCAAGTGGGATTACGGCGCCGAATCTGACGTCATATTATGACGCTAAAacattttcctttcagaaaagaATTATCGGTGAGAAAATTTATGAAGATGTAAAGTCAACCATAAAAAACTTAACAAGTTCTTAATTGTATTCTTTGCTTTCTATGATCTGAATATGTTCCTTTCTAACGTTCCCCTTAATATATTCTTTGCTTTTATATAGTTTCAATCAATTAGGtcgactatatatatactgactATCAAtaatgacaaagaaaaaagCACATGATCGTATGAGGAATTGTGTATATATGAACAAGCAAAACTATATGCTATGTTCATGACACACCAATGAATGTGACAActtctaattaattaaaaacaatCGTACTtgtcaaaaaaagaaatatatatgtctTTGTTATAGTTAGTACGTAAGTGTCTAAACATGTCaattaattgttgcatgattcTAATTACATACTCGTATTCTTTATCAATAGTTCAATACATATATCATTGATGAATAATTCTCAGTTGAGTGGACGCAAAGAGTAGACAATTCCTTGATTCCATTGTATGTGTTTGGTCAAAATTGAAAGTAGGGATCTTATTGTAGTGAACTTTCCGTCTCCAACAATTATTGTATCAAATGCTTTGCCTCTCTCTCATTTGATTCACTCTCAAGTCTCAAATTGATGCATTCGTGATTTATACGTGTCTAAAGTACCATTACTTGTGTTTCACAAAAAGAAACAATAATAAGGGGATTAAAGTTCTAAAGTCTTCCTTTTAATTAGTTTTAAAAGGGTTAATTAACGACTAAGCAATAACAATCATTGGATTCAGACTATGCACATACAATCTTCAAAGTATATACATGGGAGTGTAGACACTTAATTGATCAGTATATCACTAATGTGTATGAAGTTGAATATGCCATTTATTTCGACGTCGTATCTAACAAATTTATTTCGGGCAGATTTGCTAAGATCGATCATATGAACAAGATTATAAAAGAGGTACCTTTACTTTGGTGCATTTGTATGCAGAACACAAGATAATATTGTTgcaatttatatatgtatatgcccTAACTCTATAAACTCATCAAATAAGCTAGTTGGTTAGACGGTTCAACCAATTGCTTTGTCATGAtgttaacactaaaaaaaGAGGTAGTTAGCGAAGCTCTTGGAAAATTACAAATGCTCATCAGTAGCTAGCTATTTGGTTGTTGAAGCCCTCTCATGGCTTAACAAGTTGATTATGTATATATCCCACTGAATTTTCTAACGGATCGGATAGTGTGAGTCCTCTTGAATTATGAACCACCACCAACAACAGCAGCAATAAGAAAAGGTTAGTTGGTGAATCGATCTGTAGTCACTCAAATccattgaaaatttgaaattgtaATACAACTTTTGCAAAGACATATCCTTGGCAAAAGAATGAACTAGAGATAAAAATCGACATATAAATTGGTCGGTCATCCGTGATCCGTGAACTCTCCAACAACAAAGCGCTGTCCATCCAACTTTTAATAATGATGAACATATACTGTATAATTATATTACGTACGGATTCAGGTGAGAAAATTAAGAATTTTACTATGGCAATTGGTatatatttagaattttagattcCTGCAGGAAGCTATCAACTTGTATTAGTTTATAGAACCCAGAAGTTTTAGAAATACAGATATGTCTGGCAATGCTATCAATGTACGTAGTAAAATATCACTAGCTTGCGGTAATAGTTGACGAATAGATCAAAACTGTAACCACTTTAGCTTCTTGAAACTAGGTTTCGAAAACCGCTGCGAAGATGAAATTAATATGTTTCCATTCAACACCAGAACATTAGGtcatatataatttgtaaTTGTACGATCTTTTTAATTGATAATATTAGACATCAATTTCTCCCACATTTATCGTAGCCTTTGTTTCGTTATTGTGGCTATTCACCCGCAAAACGAATCGAATAATTTTCATAAAATTGGACAGACAAATCCAAGAAGATCGATCCTGTTTGTTCATCTCTCTTATGATAGAAGCCACAGAAAGGGAATTAGTGccttaaagttttttttttttaggtgaAGGAGGTCAGAAATTAGTGCCTTAAAGTTAgaacaagaaataaaagaacaCACAGGTGACCCTTTTTCTGGTTTCGGAACGTGATTCCTTTCCATGCATCCTTCTCTTCCCTATCTGGCACTCTACATAGCAACAAAGATTAGCGTCAAACTTAGCTGCTAAAAGCCTAACAGCACCAATATTATAAACCCAAAACCGATCAGAATGTCTGCTAATTGGGAAGAATCAGACGGTGAGGATCAGAGGATTGGCTGTACGTCAGAAATCCTTGTGGAAACTCATGAGCTTATAAACCCGATCGCTAATCTCAAGAGTACGTAGCAGAAGTAATATGATAGTAACCCGCCTGCATGCATGCACGTGTGGGTTAATTACTTCATCTTAATCACAGAGCAGGAGATTAATTAACTTTTAACCTCGCAAAACAAAGCGAGATTAGTAACAGTAATAGAGAAGGGTGGGGAATAAAGAGAGGGGGAATGGGATGGTGGGAAGTTGGacgtcgggtcgggtcgggtcggcaTTGGATTCTCTGGTTAAATTTGAGTGACGCCACCACCACTAAGGAGCAGTGGCTGCAGAGAGAGCTAACACAGAGGTCCACGCACGACTCTGACGCCGGGGGGTGCAATTTTAACGTCGGTGCTGTTTGTTTCCATTCACGTGTTTTGATGCATATCACTGTATTCCAAAaaaacccatatatatatatatataattcgatGGCGTTTTCAACATGGGGTACACGTGGACCGATTCTAAACAGGGGGACTAATTGCGATTGTTCTGTCTGCAATAATGTTGTCAAATCATCACTCTTTTACCGTATATAGTTTCTTCTGAGTATCGAAGCTGTGATTAGTTTGTCACATACATAACGTTATGGAAATATTATTATGTGTTCTGGAGATATTTATTATGTGTTTGATAGATATTTATAGCATTGAATTGTTTAGAATCGTTACTTTAGATTATTGGATAAAATACATCATAAAGAATTTGACATCAAATagtaatttcatttaattatcTAGATAGTGTTCGTAAGCGTCAATTTTGAGCATTGTAGATCACTTCAATTCCTTGATAGACTATCGTGTCACATGACTTAACTCTTATCTCCATACGGATTCAGATAATTTTTATCAAATATGATATAGTGAAGTTATTAATTTTAAGTCAGTCGCAATTATGTTTGGTCTTATACTATTTAGAATCGTACGTTTATTAGATGAAATACGTTCAGATTCTAATATTAAACTTCAATACATTTGATTTTCTAGATATCACTCATAATTTGTTGCGTACTCTGCTGATCGA
This is a stretch of genomic DNA from Argentina anserina chromosome 4, drPotAnse1.1, whole genome shotgun sequence. It encodes these proteins:
- the LOC126789894 gene encoding probable galacturonosyltransferase-like 9, producing MLSFRLYAAVSFLFSLSVLFPPFCIGIRSFPTRALDSSSAGDGVSSWSRFSEAPDYRNGEECATSFGREMASSCDPSLVHIAMTLDSEYLRGSVAAVHSVLKHASCPENVFFHFIAAEFDPASPRVLTQLVRSTFPSLNFKVYIFREDTVINLISTSIRVALENPLNYARNYLGDILGRCVERVIYLDSDVLVVDDIHKLWNISLTGSRVIGAPEYCHANFTKYFTDGFWSDPLLSRVFSTRNPCYFNTGVMVMDLVRWREGNFRKKIENWMELQRKRRIYELGSLPPFLLVFAGNVEAIDHRWNQHGLGGDNVKGSCRSLHPGPVSLLHWSGKGKPWVRLEAKKACPLDHVWEPYDLYKHRNIAKYRHQSFSSISASTLIGFSSYLS